Proteins co-encoded in one Sebastes fasciatus isolate fSebFas1 chromosome 11, fSebFas1.pri, whole genome shotgun sequence genomic window:
- the LOC141777636 gene encoding vang-like protein 2 isoform X1 yields MNLCVHRRSRSKAINNVRSKPTHLSPAASLLPAVLSHPFSPPLPSPAPSSSASKIDSLRSKVELLKLPLALTTKSISERKSQLGGVGEHRGTGGGGGGGARKVRSPPTREMDNESQYSGYSYKSSHSRSSRKHRDRRDRHRSKSRDGSSRADKSVTIQTPGEPLLDAESTRGDERDDNWGETTTVVTGTSEHSISNEDLTRVTKDLEESTPLECKRFVGPALGGCLSFFALVTPLAFLILPQVLWRDTLKPCGTPCEGLYVSLAFKLLVLLISSWALFLRPPRATLPRFFVFRCLLMVLVFLFVASYWLFYGVRVLQPREEDYRGIVEYAASLVDALLFIQYLALVLLEVRHLQPAFCLKVVRSTDGASKFYNVGHLSIQRAAVWVLDRYYNDFSVYNPALLNLPKSILSKKMTGFKVYSLDESTTNNSTGQSRAMIAAAARRRDNSHNEFYYEEAEMDRRVRKRKARLVVAVEEAFTHIKRLHEDEVASSPKHPREVMDPREAAQAIFAPMARAMQKYLRTTRQQAFHSMESILTHLQFCITHNMTPKAFLERYLSPGPTMQYQQQNGRGRQWTLVSEEPVTSALRQGLVFSLRRLDFSLVVTVTPLPFLRLGEEFIDPKSHKFVMRLQSETSV; encoded by the exons ATGAACCTGTGTGTTCACAGAAGAAGCCGATCAAAAGCCATCAACAACGTCAG ATCGAAGCCGACTCATCTCTCCCCCGCGGCTTCTCTCCTACCCGCCGTCCTCTCCCAccccttttctcctcctctcccttctcCTGCTCCCTCCTCGTCGGCCTCCAAGATAGATTCCCTCAGGAGTAAGGTTGAACTGCTCAAGCTGCCCCTGGCTCTCACCACCAAGTCCATCTCCGAGCGCAAGAGCCAGCTTGGAGGAGTCGGCGAGCATCGCGGCacggggggaggaggaggaggcggggctCGTAAAGTCCGCTCACCGCCGACCCGAGAAATGGACAACGAGTCGCAGTACTCGGGCTACTCGTACAAATCCTCCCACTCCAGAAGTTCCCGCAAGCACAG GGACAGGAGGGATCGCCACCGCTCTAAGAGCCGAGACGGCAGCAGTCGGGCAGACAAATCGGTCACCATCCAGACTCCTGGAGAGCCGCTGCTGGATGCCGAGTCGACCCGCGGAGATGAAAGG GATGATAACTGGGGCGAGACCACCACGGTGGTCACCGGCACCTCAGAACACAGCATCTCTAACGAGGACCTGACCCGCGTCACCAAAGATTTGGAGGAGTCGACTCCCCTGGAGTGCAAGCGCTTCGTTGGCCCGGCTCTGGGAGGCTGCCTGAGCTTCTTCGCCCTGGTCACACCTCTAGCCTTCCTCATCCTCCCGCAGGTCCTGTGGCGTGACACCCTCAAGCCCTGCGGCACGCCCTGCGAAGGCCTCTACGTCTCCCTGGCCTTCAAGCTGCTGGTCCTGCTCATCTCGTCCTGGGCGCTGTTCCTCCGGCCGCCCCGCGCCACACTCCCGCGCTTCTTCGTCTTCCGCTGCCTGCTGATGGTGCTGGTGTTCCTGTTTGTAGCGTCCTACTGGTTGTTCTACGGCGTGCGGGTGCTGCAGCCCCGGGAGGAGGACTACAGGGGGATCGTGGAGTACGCCGCCTCGCTGGTGGACGCCCTGCTCTTCATACAGTACCTGGCTCTGGTGCTGCTCGAGGTGCGACACCTGCAGCCGGCCTTTTGCCTCAAGGTGGTGCGGAGCACGGACGGAGCCAGCAAGTTCTACAACGTGGGCCACCTCAG TATCCAGCGGGCAGCTGTCTGGGTGTTGGACCGTTATTACAACGACTTCTCCGTCTACAACCCGGCGCTGCTCAACCTGCCCAAGTCCATCCTGTCCAAGAAGATGACCGGCTTCAAGGTTTACTCTCTGGACG AAAGCACCACCAATAACTCAACAGGCCAGTCCCGGGCCATGATAGCAGCTGCTGCCCGGAGGAGAGACAACTCCCACAACGAGTTCTACTACGAAGAGGCCGAGATGGACCGCAGGGTCCGAAAACGCAAGGCCAG GTTGGTCGTGGCGGTGGAAGAGGCCTTCACGCACATCAAGCGTCTCCATGAAGACGAAGTCGCCTCGTCCCCGAAACACCCGAGGGAGGTGATGGACCCTCGGGAGGCGGCTCAAGCCATCTTCGCCCCGATGGCCCGAGCCATGCAGAAATACCTGAGGACCACCCGGCAACAGGCCTTCCACAGCATGGAGAGCATCCTCACACACCTGCAGTTCTGCATCACACACAACATGACGCCCAAG GCTTTCCTGGAGCGTTACCTCTCCCCCGGCCCCACCATGCAGTACCAGCAGCAGAACGGCAGGGGGCGCCAGTGGACCTTAGTGAGCGAGGAGCCGGTGACCTCGGCCCTGCGTCAGGGTCTGGTCTTCTCCCTGCGCCGCCTGGACTTCTCCCTGGTGGTCACGGTGACGCCGCTCCCCTTCCTGCGGCTCGGGGAGGAGTTCATCGACCCAAAGAGCCACAAGTTCGTAATGAGGCTGCAGTCGGAGACCTCGGTGTGA
- the LOC141777636 gene encoding vang-like protein 2 isoform X2 has product MDNESQYSGYSYKSSHSRSSRKHRDRRDRHRSKSRDGSSRADKSVTIQTPGEPLLDAESTRGDERDDNWGETTTVVTGTSEHSISNEDLTRVTKDLEESTPLECKRFVGPALGGCLSFFALVTPLAFLILPQVLWRDTLKPCGTPCEGLYVSLAFKLLVLLISSWALFLRPPRATLPRFFVFRCLLMVLVFLFVASYWLFYGVRVLQPREEDYRGIVEYAASLVDALLFIQYLALVLLEVRHLQPAFCLKVVRSTDGASKFYNVGHLSIQRAAVWVLDRYYNDFSVYNPALLNLPKSILSKKMTGFKVYSLDESTTNNSTGQSRAMIAAAARRRDNSHNEFYYEEAEMDRRVRKRKARLVVAVEEAFTHIKRLHEDEVASSPKHPREVMDPREAAQAIFAPMARAMQKYLRTTRQQAFHSMESILTHLQFCITHNMTPKAFLERYLSPGPTMQYQQQNGRGRQWTLVSEEPVTSALRQGLVFSLRRLDFSLVVTVTPLPFLRLGEEFIDPKSHKFVMRLQSETSV; this is encoded by the exons ATGGACAACGAGTCGCAGTACTCGGGCTACTCGTACAAATCCTCCCACTCCAGAAGTTCCCGCAAGCACAG GGACAGGAGGGATCGCCACCGCTCTAAGAGCCGAGACGGCAGCAGTCGGGCAGACAAATCGGTCACCATCCAGACTCCTGGAGAGCCGCTGCTGGATGCCGAGTCGACCCGCGGAGATGAAAGG GATGATAACTGGGGCGAGACCACCACGGTGGTCACCGGCACCTCAGAACACAGCATCTCTAACGAGGACCTGACCCGCGTCACCAAAGATTTGGAGGAGTCGACTCCCCTGGAGTGCAAGCGCTTCGTTGGCCCGGCTCTGGGAGGCTGCCTGAGCTTCTTCGCCCTGGTCACACCTCTAGCCTTCCTCATCCTCCCGCAGGTCCTGTGGCGTGACACCCTCAAGCCCTGCGGCACGCCCTGCGAAGGCCTCTACGTCTCCCTGGCCTTCAAGCTGCTGGTCCTGCTCATCTCGTCCTGGGCGCTGTTCCTCCGGCCGCCCCGCGCCACACTCCCGCGCTTCTTCGTCTTCCGCTGCCTGCTGATGGTGCTGGTGTTCCTGTTTGTAGCGTCCTACTGGTTGTTCTACGGCGTGCGGGTGCTGCAGCCCCGGGAGGAGGACTACAGGGGGATCGTGGAGTACGCCGCCTCGCTGGTGGACGCCCTGCTCTTCATACAGTACCTGGCTCTGGTGCTGCTCGAGGTGCGACACCTGCAGCCGGCCTTTTGCCTCAAGGTGGTGCGGAGCACGGACGGAGCCAGCAAGTTCTACAACGTGGGCCACCTCAG TATCCAGCGGGCAGCTGTCTGGGTGTTGGACCGTTATTACAACGACTTCTCCGTCTACAACCCGGCGCTGCTCAACCTGCCCAAGTCCATCCTGTCCAAGAAGATGACCGGCTTCAAGGTTTACTCTCTGGACG AAAGCACCACCAATAACTCAACAGGCCAGTCCCGGGCCATGATAGCAGCTGCTGCCCGGAGGAGAGACAACTCCCACAACGAGTTCTACTACGAAGAGGCCGAGATGGACCGCAGGGTCCGAAAACGCAAGGCCAG GTTGGTCGTGGCGGTGGAAGAGGCCTTCACGCACATCAAGCGTCTCCATGAAGACGAAGTCGCCTCGTCCCCGAAACACCCGAGGGAGGTGATGGACCCTCGGGAGGCGGCTCAAGCCATCTTCGCCCCGATGGCCCGAGCCATGCAGAAATACCTGAGGACCACCCGGCAACAGGCCTTCCACAGCATGGAGAGCATCCTCACACACCTGCAGTTCTGCATCACACACAACATGACGCCCAAG GCTTTCCTGGAGCGTTACCTCTCCCCCGGCCCCACCATGCAGTACCAGCAGCAGAACGGCAGGGGGCGCCAGTGGACCTTAGTGAGCGAGGAGCCGGTGACCTCGGCCCTGCGTCAGGGTCTGGTCTTCTCCCTGCGCCGCCTGGACTTCTCCCTGGTGGTCACGGTGACGCCGCTCCCCTTCCTGCGGCTCGGGGAGGAGTTCATCGACCCAAAGAGCCACAAGTTCGTAATGAGGCTGCAGTCGGAGACCTCGGTGTGA
- the fcer1gl gene encoding Fc receptor, IgE, high affinity I, gamma polypeptide like: MYVCYILDGILILYGVILTILYCRLRMNSVSKAPEKKPVEGGIYAGLTSHSTDTYETIKMDKKPIV, encoded by the exons ATGTACGTGTGTTACATCCTGGACGGGATTCTCATCCTTTACGGCGTGATTCTCACCATCTTATACTGCAGACTGAGG ATGAATTCAGTCAGCAAAGCGCCTGAG AAGAAGCCCGTGGAGGGAGGCATCTATGCG GGTCTGACGTCTCACAGCACCGACACCTACGAGACCATCAAGATGGATAAGAAGCCGATCGTGTGA